In one window of Phycisphaerales bacterium DNA:
- a CDS encoding Ppx/GppA phosphatase family protein, whose translation MRADTPPPSLNSHPPPAAQSNLWLAGRRLAVIDVGSNSLRLLAVELLSERSWTTLAQDRAMTRLAHTLAQTGALCTEAMATSVEAIARFKETADALGIQTLRAFATAAVREASNGPDFAALVRDRTGITLEIVSALDEGKLTYRSAARVHDLSAPSAAVVDIGGGSMEVVFSLHGIITENTSMPLGAVRLTESFGGPDAAAGARHKEMRRWIDDTIAAHVRPHETSPAILVGCGGAFTTLLTLAAAHRGHVVSRNAPNLATLGPVSAETLKTIVKELRALPLEQRLRLPGLPSDRADIAVAGLTAIERLVKHLGVAQVHVHPGGFREGLLLRMIDEEVAARTREDAPAREPDLVAAARDFARRCRYDQPHSEHVAMLATRLYDQFREQPGRALRVGSFPNERAILQAAAILHDVGTMVEYRRHHRHSQTIVRHADLPHWPPHHLELVALIARYHRRAVPSADHKDFAALPRKEQDLVLRLSAILRTADGLDRSHTQVVRDARVRFGKKQLRLELDTTGDAALDARAAAKKSDLLRSVLDRPIDVALPTPSDTPLHG comes from the coding sequence ATGCGGGCGGACACTCCACCACCGAGCTTGAACAGCCACCCGCCGCCCGCAGCGCAGTCCAACCTCTGGCTCGCCGGCCGCAGGCTCGCCGTCATCGACGTCGGCAGCAACAGCCTCCGACTGCTCGCGGTCGAACTCCTCAGCGAGCGCTCCTGGACCACCCTCGCCCAGGACCGCGCCATGACCCGCCTCGCCCACACCCTGGCCCAGACCGGCGCGCTCTGCACCGAGGCCATGGCCACCTCCGTCGAGGCCATCGCCCGATTCAAGGAAACCGCAGACGCCCTCGGCATCCAAACCCTCCGCGCCTTCGCCACTGCCGCCGTGCGTGAGGCCTCCAACGGCCCCGACTTCGCCGCGCTCGTCCGCGACCGCACCGGCATCACCCTCGAGATCGTCTCAGCTCTCGACGAGGGCAAGCTCACCTACCGCAGCGCCGCCCGCGTGCACGACCTCTCCGCACCCTCCGCCGCCGTCGTCGACATCGGGGGCGGCAGCATGGAGGTCGTCTTCAGCCTGCACGGCATCATTACCGAGAACACCTCGATGCCCCTGGGCGCGGTCCGCCTCACCGAGTCCTTCGGCGGCCCCGACGCCGCCGCCGGCGCACGCCATAAGGAGATGCGCCGCTGGATCGACGACACCATCGCCGCTCACGTCCGCCCCCACGAGACCTCGCCCGCAATCCTGGTCGGCTGCGGCGGCGCCTTCACCACCCTGCTCACTCTCGCCGCCGCCCACCGCGGCCACGTGGTGAGCCGCAACGCTCCCAACCTCGCCACCCTCGGCCCCGTCTCCGCCGAAACCCTCAAGACCATCGTCAAGGAACTCCGCGCCCTTCCCCTCGAGCAGCGCCTCCGCCTCCCCGGCCTCCCCAGCGACCGCGCCGACATCGCCGTCGCCGGCCTCACCGCGATCGAGCGCCTCGTGAAGCACCTCGGCGTCGCCCAGGTCCACGTCCACCCCGGCGGCTTCCGCGAGGGCCTGCTCCTCCGCATGATTGATGAAGAGGTCGCCGCCCGCACCCGCGAGGATGCCCCCGCGCGCGAGCCCGACCTCGTCGCCGCCGCCCGGGACTTCGCACGCCGCTGCCGCTACGACCAGCCCCACAGCGAGCACGTGGCGATGCTCGCCACCCGTCTCTACGACCAGTTCCGCGAGCAGCCCGGGCGCGCCCTCCGCGTCGGCTCATTCCCCAACGAGCGTGCCATCCTTCAAGCCGCGGCCATCCTCCACGATGTCGGCACCATGGTGGAGTACCGCCGCCACCACCGCCATAGCCAGACCATCGTCCGCCACGCCGACCTCCCCCACTGGCCCCCGCACCACCTCGAGCTCGTCGCCCTCATCGCACGCTACCACCGGCGCGCCGTCCCCTCCGCTGACCACAAAGACTTCGCCGCACTGCCCCGCAAAGAGCAGGACCTGGTCCTCCGCCTCAGCGCCATCCTCCGCACCGCCGACGGTCTCGACCGCTCGCACACTCAGGTGGTCCGCGACGCCCGCGTCCGCTTCGGCAAGAAGCAGCTCCGCCTCGAGCTCGACACCACCGGCGACGCCGCCCTCGATGCCCGCGCCGCCGCTAAAAAGTCCGACCTCCTCCGTTCAGTTCTCGACCGCCCCATCGATGTCGCCCTCCCCACCCCCTCCGACACCCCCCTCCACGGGTAA
- a CDS encoding DUF3467 domain-containing protein — protein MADNQETKQVQLRIDESKMSSTYANTIRTSTTQDEVVLDFGMNLPQPGPDNNTPVLVFSVGSRVVMNWAGAKRLAISLGQVVRQFEERNGEINISGQQSGKGGSPRLSQ, from the coding sequence ATGGCCGACAACCAGGAAACAAAGCAGGTCCAGCTCCGCATCGACGAGTCCAAGATGAGCTCGACCTACGCCAACACCATCCGCACCTCCACCACGCAGGACGAGGTCGTCCTCGACTTCGGCATGAACCTGCCCCAGCCCGGCCCCGACAACAACACCCCCGTTCTCGTCTTCTCCGTCGGCAGCCGCGTCGTCATGAACTGGGCGGGCGCCAAGCGCCTCGCCATCAGCCTCGGCCAGGTCGTCCGCCAGTTCGAGGAGCGCAACGGCGAGATCAACATCTCCGGCCAGCAGTCGGGCAAGGGCGGCAGCCCCCGCCTCAGCCAGTAA
- a CDS encoding nodulation protein NodZ, with translation MSIDFQAYTADALQAWHQGNLPLTDVLCDIMVRMGCADPVVVGLQGLVALNVGEYKRAVDLLTTATKGMADPQLREGLNAARKGLREQAMVRADGRKRYLVIKAWGYGFCSDLDHVLGCLLLAELTGRVPVIEWGRSSLFRDESDEDAWVRFFEPVSAVRASELMGKKLTYFPPKWNDGNLLEAEVNKFGGAWARMGACLYLNRREDVAVSDVHMSVTQVLSWARAGTAWAAMSPPAAYRAIVKKYLRPSAEVARRVEAFAQEHFTATPMIGVHARGGDKPVEDPILSERNKTTPELVDALLAKHPGAKVFLLTDDVKLREQYAARYGAKLVTTECLRTSTAHGLHYLQHESRTRLGLEVMVDMYLAARCDYFIGVGTSNVSAMIEHLKDWPEGTLDLRPFSAHYNLNPFLYRYSLSAEQEAELRATNEAQKARERQGG, from the coding sequence GTGTCGATCGACTTCCAGGCGTATACGGCGGACGCGCTGCAGGCGTGGCACCAGGGCAACCTGCCTCTGACCGATGTGCTGTGCGACATCATGGTGCGGATGGGGTGCGCGGACCCGGTGGTAGTGGGGCTGCAGGGGCTGGTGGCGCTCAACGTGGGGGAGTACAAGCGGGCGGTAGACCTGCTGACAACCGCGACGAAGGGGATGGCGGACCCGCAGCTGCGGGAGGGCTTGAACGCGGCGCGGAAAGGGCTGCGCGAGCAGGCGATGGTGCGGGCGGATGGGCGGAAGCGGTACCTGGTGATCAAGGCGTGGGGTTATGGGTTCTGCTCGGACCTGGACCATGTCCTGGGGTGCCTGCTGCTCGCGGAGCTGACGGGCCGGGTGCCGGTCATCGAGTGGGGCAGGAGCAGCCTCTTCAGAGATGAGAGCGACGAGGACGCGTGGGTGCGGTTCTTCGAGCCGGTGTCAGCGGTGCGTGCGTCGGAGCTGATGGGCAAGAAGCTGACGTACTTCCCGCCGAAGTGGAATGACGGCAACCTGCTCGAGGCGGAGGTGAACAAGTTCGGTGGGGCATGGGCGCGGATGGGAGCGTGCCTGTACCTGAATCGGCGCGAGGACGTGGCGGTTTCGGACGTGCACATGAGCGTCACGCAGGTGCTGTCGTGGGCGCGGGCGGGGACGGCGTGGGCGGCGATGAGCCCGCCGGCGGCCTACCGCGCGATCGTGAAGAAGTACCTGCGGCCATCGGCGGAGGTGGCGCGGCGGGTGGAGGCGTTCGCGCAGGAGCACTTCACGGCTACTCCGATGATCGGGGTGCACGCGCGGGGTGGGGACAAGCCGGTGGAGGACCCGATCCTGAGCGAGCGGAACAAGACAACACCGGAACTGGTGGATGCGCTGCTCGCAAAGCACCCGGGGGCGAAGGTGTTCCTCCTGACCGACGACGTGAAGCTGCGGGAGCAGTACGCGGCCAGGTACGGAGCGAAGCTGGTGACCACCGAGTGCCTGCGGACGTCCACGGCGCACGGGCTGCATTACTTGCAGCACGAGAGCCGCACGAGGCTGGGGCTGGAGGTGATGGTCGACATGTACCTCGCGGCCCGGTGCGATTACTTCATCGGGGTGGGGACGAGCAACGTTTCGGCGATGATCGAGCACCTGAAGGACTGGCCGGAGGGGACGCTGGACCTGCGGCCGTTCTCGGCCCATTACAACCTGAACCCTTTCCTGTACCGGTACTCGCTGTCGGCTGAGCAGGAGGCGGAACTGCGGGCGACGAACGAGGCCCAGAAGGCGCGGGAGCGGCAGGGGGGTTGA
- a CDS encoding CinA family nicotinamide mononucleotide deamidase-related protein — MGADETQPGQPPSAHERAAIVSVGDELSLGQTVNTNSRWVAERLTGVGIITVEHVTVADDEAALVGALSRLAGVVDLLIVTGGLGPTLDDLTRQALAAAMGDTLVEDAIALEQVSAWFTSRGRVMPELNKVQALRPTRATSLQNLHGTAPGLHGVIGRCDCFCLPGPPREMQPMFSAQVAPRLRPPPGRTVATRVLHTVGIGESDLATRLGAMMKRQGDEGVLVGTTASGGIVSVRLRYEGPLAPYDADHLLEKHMREVRVRAGAYVFGTGEDTLAGVVVKLLRERGERVGAVESCTGGLLSGMLTDVAGSSQVFAGGLITYSNALKQSLAGVDASLFGPEGPGAVSRECALAMATGGLEKLGVEHCLAITGIAGPGGAVPAFGTRPGKPVGTVYIARASRQAGAGRVSTDVRHFTMAGDRASVRDWSAKSALAMLRLHLAGAEELKLLRQAD; from the coding sequence ATGGGAGCGGACGAGACACAGCCGGGGCAGCCGCCGAGCGCGCACGAGCGGGCGGCGATCGTGTCGGTTGGGGATGAGCTCTCGCTGGGGCAGACGGTCAACACCAACTCGCGGTGGGTGGCGGAGCGGCTGACGGGCGTGGGGATCATCACGGTCGAGCATGTGACGGTGGCGGACGACGAGGCCGCGCTGGTGGGGGCGCTCAGCCGTCTCGCGGGCGTGGTGGACCTGCTGATCGTGACGGGAGGCCTTGGGCCGACCCTGGACGACCTCACGCGCCAGGCGCTGGCCGCGGCGATGGGCGACACGCTGGTCGAAGACGCGATCGCGCTGGAGCAGGTGTCGGCGTGGTTCACATCGCGCGGGCGGGTGATGCCGGAACTGAACAAGGTGCAGGCGCTGCGGCCGACGCGGGCGACGTCCTTGCAGAACCTGCACGGGACGGCGCCGGGGCTGCACGGGGTGATCGGGCGGTGTGACTGTTTCTGCCTGCCGGGGCCGCCGCGGGAGATGCAGCCGATGTTCAGCGCGCAGGTGGCGCCGCGCCTGCGGCCGCCGCCGGGGCGGACGGTGGCGACGCGGGTGCTGCACACGGTGGGGATCGGCGAGAGCGACCTGGCGACACGCCTGGGCGCGATGATGAAGCGTCAGGGGGACGAGGGCGTGCTGGTGGGCACGACGGCGAGCGGGGGGATTGTGAGCGTGCGGCTGCGGTACGAGGGGCCGCTGGCTCCGTACGACGCCGACCACCTGCTCGAGAAGCACATGCGCGAGGTGCGCGTGCGGGCGGGGGCGTACGTGTTCGGCACGGGCGAGGACACGCTCGCGGGCGTGGTGGTGAAGCTGCTGCGCGAGCGTGGCGAGCGCGTCGGCGCCGTCGAGTCGTGCACAGGTGGGCTGCTGTCAGGGATGCTGACGGATGTGGCGGGCTCGTCGCAGGTGTTCGCGGGCGGGCTGATCACGTACTCCAACGCGCTCAAGCAGTCGCTGGCGGGTGTGGATGCCTCGCTGTTCGGGCCCGAGGGGCCGGGGGCGGTGAGCCGCGAGTGCGCTTTGGCAATGGCAACGGGCGGGCTCGAGAAGCTCGGTGTGGAGCATTGCCTGGCGATCACGGGGATCGCGGGGCCGGGCGGGGCGGTGCCGGCGTTCGGGACCCGCCCCGGCAAGCCGGTGGGGACGGTGTACATCGCGCGGGCGTCGCGTCAGGCGGGTGCTGGGCGGGTGTCCACGGACGTGCGGCACTTCACGATGGCCGGGGACCGCGCGAGCGTGCGCGACTGGTCGGCCAAGAGCGCGCTGGCGATGCTGCGGCTGCACCTGGCGGGCGCGGAAGAGCTGAAGCTGCTGCGGCAGGCGGACTGA